A genomic stretch from Pararhizobium sp. IMCC21322 includes:
- a CDS encoding ATP-dependent Clp protease proteolytic subunit produces the protein MSSVEIDPLEEEHVKTLSDHFQDAMLWLVFLAMISIAGYVLMLDYRHLQYEDRLAGIEDTGEPVPMRPVSPSDQIRPYVPSSRPVGPGRGAPDLTPFDIETDLQEKSAMVFKTDGKGALLGFGTITQGTAEVFERALLAREEDITEIVLHSPGGSVQDALTMAQLIRDSDMNTRIVANGYCASSCPLVFAGGVEREVHASAWVGVHQVYTPPSSFGSIQQGMDQAQRISAQCQQALVDYGVDPALWIKAMETPKDQLYVLTVEELEELKLATKVEVPEA, from the coding sequence ATGAGTTCCGTAGAGATTGACCCGCTCGAAGAAGAGCACGTCAAGACACTGTCCGACCACTTTCAGGACGCGATGCTCTGGCTTGTCTTTCTGGCCATGATTTCCATTGCTGGCTACGTGCTGATGCTCGACTACCGTCATCTGCAATATGAAGACCGTCTGGCTGGCATCGAAGATACCGGCGAGCCGGTGCCCATGAGACCGGTCAGCCCGAGCGATCAGATACGGCCCTATGTGCCAAGTTCACGGCCTGTTGGCCCGGGTCGTGGCGCACCTGATCTTACCCCCTTCGACATTGAAACGGACTTGCAGGAAAAAAGCGCCATGGTCTTCAAGACCGATGGAAAAGGCGCTCTGTTGGGCTTTGGCACCATTACACAGGGCACCGCCGAAGTATTTGAACGCGCCCTTTTGGCACGGGAAGAAGATATCACGGAAATCGTCTTGCATTCCCCTGGTGGTTCCGTACAGGACGCCCTGACAATGGCCCAGCTCATTCGCGACAGCGACATGAACACGCGGATTGTTGCCAATGGTTATTGCGCCAGTTCCTGCCCGCTCGTGTTTGCAGGCGGTGTGGAGCGCGAAGTTCACGCATCAGCCTGGGTTGGTGTCCACCAGGTTTACACACCGCCGAGCAGCTTCGGCAGCATACAGCAGGGCATGGACCAGGCCCAACGCATCAGTGCCCAATGCCAGCAGGCACTAGTGGATTACGGCGTCGACCCCGCACTCTGGATCAAAGCCATGGAAACCCCCAAGGACCAGCTTTACGTCCTGACTGTGGAAGAGCTGGAGGAACTTAAACTGGCTACCAAGGTCGAGGTACCGGAAGCGTAA
- a CDS encoding histidine phosphatase family protein has translation MTRLILLRHAKSSWSDPALPDHDRPLNARGRQAAKQMADALVSRNYLPDTIICSTALRARRTLAPLLYLLDGTVQLTITRALYDAQAEHYPEIIAAAARKAGTPKTMLLIGHNFAIQDAALVFANGDDTKSFKALKNKFPSGAAAVLEFETNLTEVSANSARLVDYLRPRDL, from the coding sequence ATGACCCGTTTGATTCTCTTGCGCCATGCAAAATCGTCTTGGAGTGATCCGGCATTGCCAGATCATGACCGGCCTTTGAACGCACGTGGCCGACAGGCCGCAAAGCAAATGGCAGACGCGCTGGTCAGTCGAAACTATCTCCCCGACACCATTATTTGTTCGACAGCGTTGCGAGCGCGCAGGACACTTGCGCCCCTGTTGTACCTTTTGGATGGCACCGTGCAATTGACCATCACCCGAGCTTTGTATGACGCTCAGGCTGAGCATTACCCTGAAATCATTGCGGCCGCGGCGCGCAAAGCAGGCACACCCAAAACCATGCTGCTTATCGGGCATAATTTTGCAATTCAGGATGCAGCTTTGGTTTTTGCCAATGGCGACGACACGAAGAGCTTCAAGGCCCTGAAAAACAAGTTTCCCTCCGGCGCCGCAGCTGTTCTGGAATTTGAAACAAATCTGACCGAAGTCAGCGCCAATAGCGCTCGGCTGGTTGATTATCTGCGCCCACGCGATCTTTAG
- a CDS encoding YcjX family protein, whose amino-acid sequence MSLLDILDEAARATRDQAETLKNDYTTPTVRVGVTGLSRAGKTVFITALLHNLLEGGRLALFDAQARGRIASASLRPQPDDGVPTFDYRAHVRDLVSKRQWPSSTRQISEIRLTLSFESESVWTRIFKASQIHLDIVDYPGEWLLDLTLIDKDFATWSESALRLAQKPDRQDLAQDWLGFLKTLTKEPEDAEISAQAGAKHFTKYLADCRSEDRALSMLPPGRFLMPGDMAGSPALTFCPLPPEIQIDAPQLYALLERRYEAYKSLVVKPFFKEHFAKLDRQIVLVDVLNALNAGPDSIHDLEETLADVLSAFRPGRNSWLAGILGKKIDRVLFAATKADHLHHSDHDRLEAILDHLLQDAAKRVKFSGADTETIAISAVRATREAHLEIEGDRVPAILGTPLAGETAHGETYDGTQEIALFPGDLPNDPKMIYAERTSKDEDPLRYLRFKPPKLEETAEGISLSLPHIRLDRALEFLLGDKLA is encoded by the coding sequence TTGAGCCTTTTGGATATTCTCGACGAAGCTGCCCGCGCAACGCGCGATCAGGCTGAGACGCTGAAGAATGACTACACAACACCCACAGTGCGTGTGGGTGTCACCGGCCTGTCCCGCGCCGGAAAGACAGTCTTCATCACAGCATTACTGCACAATCTGCTGGAGGGCGGGCGGCTGGCATTGTTCGATGCTCAGGCGCGTGGCCGTATTGCCAGCGCCTCATTGCGCCCGCAACCGGATGATGGCGTTCCAACCTTTGACTACCGCGCTCATGTGCGCGATCTGGTCAGCAAACGCCAATGGCCAAGTTCCACCCGTCAGATCAGCGAAATACGGCTCACCCTCAGCTTTGAATCCGAAAGCGTGTGGACCCGCATCTTCAAGGCAAGCCAGATCCATCTTGATATTGTTGATTATCCCGGCGAATGGCTGCTCGATCTGACTTTGATCGACAAGGATTTTGCCACATGGTCTGAATCCGCGCTGCGCCTTGCGCAAAAGCCGGACAGGCAGGATTTGGCGCAAGATTGGTTGGGGTTTCTCAAGACGCTCACAAAGGAGCCGGAAGACGCTGAAATCAGCGCGCAGGCCGGCGCAAAGCATTTCACCAAATATCTGGCTGACTGCCGGTCAGAAGACCGTGCCCTATCCATGCTGCCACCCGGTCGCTTTCTGATGCCGGGCGATATGGCTGGCTCTCCGGCCCTGACATTCTGTCCCTTGCCACCCGAGATACAAATCGATGCACCGCAGCTCTATGCGCTGCTGGAGCGTCGCTATGAGGCTTACAAAAGCCTTGTCGTCAAACCGTTCTTCAAAGAACATTTTGCCAAACTGGATCGCCAGATTGTGCTGGTGGATGTTCTGAATGCGCTCAATGCCGGGCCGGATTCCATTCATGATCTGGAAGAAACCCTGGCAGATGTCCTCAGTGCTTTCCGGCCGGGACGCAATTCATGGCTGGCAGGGATTCTGGGCAAGAAAATCGACAGGGTTCTCTTCGCGGCCACCAAGGCAGACCATCTGCATCACAGCGATCATGACCGCTTGGAAGCCATCCTTGACCATCTGCTACAGGACGCCGCCAAGCGGGTAAAATTCTCCGGTGCGGATACCGAAACCATAGCCATTTCCGCCGTTCGGGCAACACGTGAGGCGCATCTGGAGATCGAAGGCGATCGTGTACCAGCCATACTGGGAACACCCCTTGCCGGAGAAACAGCCCATGGCGAAACCTATGACGGAACTCAGGAAATCGCTCTGTTTCCCGGTGATCTGCCCAACGACCCAAAGATGATCTATGCCGAGCGCACCAGCAAGGATGAAGACCCGCTGCGCTATCTGCGCTTCAAACCGCCCAAACTGGAAGAAACCGCTGAGGGTATAAGCCTCTCCTTGCCCCATATCCGGCTCGACCGGGCGTTGGAATTTCTGCTGGGAGACAAGCTGGCATGA
- a CDS encoding YcjF family protein: protein MTQNPTKPRRPSAQLLSDARLVDAPDPLPVITEPEIPQPTAKPPRRRFSFARLFWASFTGLAGLAFGLWLDSLIVDLFARSEWLGYSALALTLLLCLALLAMAIRELSALARLKSVHLLQARASRVFAGNDLQSARSLVKDVLTLYEGRPETAQARTQLNAQLGNVMDGRDLLGLAERDLLSGMDAKANAILLNSAKRTSIVTAISPRALIDVLFVVVENMRLIRRLSQLYGGRPGFFSSWRLTREVIGHLALTGGISAGDSMIQDALGHGLAAKVSARLGEGVINGMLTARVGRAAMAVCRPLPFLTSKPPSLKSIVGELTKGATDKQSESE from the coding sequence ATGACCCAAAACCCAACAAAACCACGCCGGCCAAGTGCCCAATTGCTTAGCGATGCCCGCCTTGTGGACGCCCCGGACCCATTACCCGTCATCACGGAACCTGAAATCCCGCAGCCAACAGCAAAACCGCCGCGGCGCAGATTTTCTTTCGCGCGGCTTTTTTGGGCCAGTTTCACCGGCCTTGCCGGTCTGGCATTCGGGCTGTGGCTGGATAGCCTGATCGTCGATCTGTTTGCCCGATCCGAATGGCTTGGTTACAGCGCTCTGGCCCTGACGCTTTTGCTATGCCTTGCGTTGCTGGCCATGGCTATCCGCGAACTCAGCGCTCTGGCACGCCTGAAATCAGTTCATCTCTTACAGGCACGCGCTTCCAGAGTTTTTGCAGGCAATGATCTGCAATCAGCCCGATCTTTGGTCAAGGATGTCCTGACCCTTTATGAGGGTCGTCCAGAAACCGCACAAGCCCGAACCCAGCTCAATGCCCAGCTTGGCAATGTTATGGATGGGCGAGATTTGCTGGGCCTTGCGGAGCGCGATTTGCTGAGCGGCATGGACGCAAAGGCCAATGCAATCCTTCTCAACTCAGCCAAGCGCACCAGCATCGTCACCGCTATCAGCCCGCGCGCACTAATAGATGTGCTGTTTGTCGTCGTTGAAAATATGCGGTTGATCCGCCGCTTGTCCCAGCTTTATGGGGGACGTCCGGGGTTTTTCAGCTCCTGGCGTTTGACCCGTGAGGTCATCGGACATCTGGCACTCACCGGAGGGATTTCAGCTGGCGACAGTATGATCCAGGATGCATTGGGCCATGGACTTGCAGCCAAAGTATCAGCCCGTCTTGGTGAGGGCGTGATCAATGGCATGCTGACAGCGCGCGTTGGCCGTGCCGCCATGGCGGTCTGCCGTCCTCTGCCGTTCCTCACCAGCAAACCACCCAGCCTGAAAAGCATCGTTGGTGAATTGACAAAAGGCGCGACCGACAAACAAAGTGAAAGCGAATAA
- a CDS encoding acyl-ACP thioesterase, which yields MRHVTLLTSVNTWECDENAHMNVQFYFAKFDDANRIFCAKFPLSSLTRDNRLTRHVRYHREAGAAAMIEICSALVMHEGRPAGICHFMNNAADKALMATALDTYQPDALEQISASPDIPLTNWSEISEAHPRGLNVSPATQSATGHHKTPTYSGILHPRDFAADGTLLDRAYISCFTDGAPHSWSAGGITPAFLNSNNFGRVAVELKLTYGANAQPGAIVDMTTAFQNVGKTTFTVRHTLTSDGKIIAYGDLVSLMMDLELRKAVALPVEADRMRQLATIQ from the coding sequence ATGCGCCATGTCACGCTGCTAACATCGGTCAATACCTGGGAGTGCGATGAGAACGCGCATATGAATGTGCAGTTCTATTTCGCAAAATTCGATGATGCCAATCGCATCTTCTGCGCAAAGTTCCCACTATCCTCCCTGACCAGAGACAATCGTCTGACACGACATGTGCGCTATCATCGTGAAGCGGGCGCGGCGGCCATGATAGAAATTTGCTCTGCCCTTGTCATGCATGAAGGGCGGCCTGCTGGCATATGCCACTTCATGAACAACGCTGCAGACAAAGCGCTCATGGCAACCGCACTGGATACCTATCAGCCGGACGCCTTGGAGCAGATTTCAGCAAGTCCGGACATACCGCTCACCAATTGGTCCGAAATCAGCGAAGCTCATCCGCGTGGACTGAATGTATCACCAGCCACCCAATCAGCAACGGGACACCACAAGACACCCACCTATAGCGGCATACTGCATCCACGAGACTTTGCTGCTGATGGCACCCTGCTGGACCGGGCTTACATTTCCTGCTTCACCGATGGCGCGCCTCACAGCTGGTCGGCTGGCGGCATTACCCCAGCCTTTCTCAACAGCAACAATTTTGGCCGGGTTGCTGTGGAACTGAAGCTAACCTATGGCGCAAACGCCCAGCCCGGCGCTATCGTCGACATGACAACTGCATTTCAAAATGTCGGCAAAACCACTTTCACGGTTCGCCATACGCTCACCAGCGATGGCAAAATTATTGCCTATGGTGATTTGGTCAGTCTGATGATGGACCTTGAATTGCGCAAAGCCGTTGCACTTCCGGTGGAGGCTGACCGGATGAGACAATTGGCAACCATACAATAA
- a CDS encoding multidrug effflux MFS transporter, whose product MTVSTGQAGSRKPLSTVEFVALFSLITSLTAAAIDGMLPALGVIGVELNVADPRNTQLVITLFVFGMVFGEFLFGPLSDAIGRRKAILLGLAIFCAGSILAMTAQSIEMMLLGRVIQGIGVSGPKIGSRALIRDKFSGDAMARMISYIYMAFILVPMLAPAAGQFIISVASWRAIFFAYLLMGLIVSVWLMLRQEETLVVAHRIPLSFGTLVPNTWLVVNSRKVMAYILAIGLAFGGLLLYLSIAQSIFQDIYGVGTKFPLYFATLALGVGIASFSNSQLVMRFGMERLSLVALSGMSVLGAALLVMCLLYDGQPPFVWFMIFVGALLFCFSALFNNLNSMAMQSLGRVAGLGTSLVSSLSSLVAVVIAVTFGRFYDLTVYPLAGAFLLAGTAGIILVLLARSGHSEPV is encoded by the coding sequence ATGACAGTCAGTACTGGTCAGGCCGGCTCGCGAAAACCACTTAGCACCGTTGAATTCGTTGCCCTATTCTCGTTAATCACGTCGCTGACCGCTGCTGCGATCGATGGCATGTTGCCCGCATTGGGCGTCATTGGTGTTGAGCTGAATGTCGCTGATCCAAGAAACACACAATTGGTCATTACCCTGTTTGTGTTTGGCATGGTGTTTGGCGAGTTTCTGTTTGGCCCATTGTCAGACGCGATTGGCCGCCGAAAAGCCATTCTATTGGGTTTGGCCATATTCTGTGCTGGGTCAATTCTGGCCATGACAGCCCAGTCTATTGAAATGATGTTGCTGGGACGTGTCATTCAGGGAATTGGGGTCTCGGGCCCCAAAATCGGCTCAAGGGCGCTTATCCGCGACAAGTTTTCAGGCGACGCGATGGCGCGCATGATCTCCTATATCTACATGGCGTTCATTCTTGTTCCGATGTTGGCACCTGCTGCCGGCCAATTCATCATTTCGGTGGCCAGCTGGCGGGCGATCTTCTTTGCCTATCTGCTTATGGGTCTGATTGTTTCTGTCTGGCTGATGCTGCGCCAGGAAGAAACGCTGGTTGTTGCACATCGAATTCCGTTGTCCTTTGGCACATTGGTGCCCAACACATGGCTCGTGGTCAACAGTCGCAAGGTCATGGCATATATCCTCGCCATTGGTTTGGCCTTTGGCGGATTACTGCTTTATCTGAGTATTGCGCAATCCATATTTCAGGACATATATGGGGTCGGCACGAAATTTCCCCTCTATTTCGCGACGCTGGCTCTTGGCGTTGGTATCGCCTCGTTTTCCAATAGCCAATTGGTGATGCGTTTTGGCATGGAGCGTTTGTCGCTTGTCGCGCTGAGCGGCATGAGTGTTCTGGGTGCCGCTCTGCTGGTTATGTGCCTCCTGTATGACGGGCAACCACCCTTCGTTTGGTTCATGATATTCGTTGGAGCGCTGTTGTTCTGCTTTTCGGCGCTTTTCAACAACCTCAACTCTATGGCCATGCAATCTCTTGGTCGTGTTGCCGGTCTGGGAACCTCACTTGTGTCATCGCTATCCAGCTTGGTTGCTGTGGTGATTGCTGTGACTTTTGGGCGGTTTTACGATCTGACAGTGTATCCTTTGGCAGGTGCTTTTCTGCTTGCAGGAACAGCCGGGATCATTCTCGTTCTTCTTGCCAGAAGCGGCCATTCAGAGCCTGTCTGA
- a CDS encoding helix-turn-helix domain-containing protein yields the protein MNAGENLAARLKGLRLKQGWSLDQLSEQCKLSRATLSRIENGDVSPTAQALGRLCATYRITLSRLMLMVETNDTPLLRREDQPVWEDKKTGFVRRSISPPSDSLMCEVLECTLAPGAEITYPQPPKAGMEHHLVLLSGELLLEVEGTSYELVPGDCLRYRLSGYSTFKAHKSRGARYHFIIL from the coding sequence ATGAATGCGGGTGAAAACCTTGCCGCGCGGCTGAAAGGACTGCGCCTCAAACAGGGGTGGTCACTGGATCAACTGTCCGAGCAGTGCAAGCTGAGCCGAGCCACCCTGTCTCGCATTGAAAACGGTGACGTCAGTCCAACAGCTCAGGCGCTTGGCAGATTATGCGCAACCTACAGAATTACACTGTCTCGCTTGATGCTGATGGTCGAAACCAACGATACCCCTTTATTGCGCCGGGAAGACCAACCTGTTTGGGAGGATAAGAAAACCGGCTTTGTCCGCCGCTCAATCTCGCCGCCTTCTGACAGTCTGATGTGCGAAGTGCTGGAATGCACCCTCGCCCCCGGTGCAGAAATAACCTATCCGCAACCACCAAAAGCTGGAATGGAACATCACCTCGTGCTGCTGAGCGGTGAGTTGTTACTTGAAGTGGAAGGCACCAGCTATGAATTGGTGCCGGGGGATTGCCTGCGATACCGGCTGTCTGGCTACAGCACATTTAAAGCCCATAAATCCAGGGGCGCCAGATACCACTTCATCATTCTGTAA
- a CDS encoding GNAT family N-acetyltransferase — MHKTDLTTRCLDLQQFDQAVPILTDLLHCCVHQGASIGFVLPFSIQDGEAFWQQRVRPSLATNRRVVIVAEVDGKIAGSVQLDCDLMPNQKHRADVSKLLVHPSCRRQGIARTLMAELERQALKRQLTLLVLDTRTCDAAQALYASIGFEVAGTVPGFALDPFSRKFDATTYMFKKLRT, encoded by the coding sequence ATGCACAAAACAGACCTCACCACTCGATGCCTGGATCTGCAACAATTCGATCAAGCAGTGCCGATACTGACAGACCTGCTGCACTGCTGTGTCCATCAGGGAGCCAGCATCGGCTTTGTGTTACCCTTCAGCATTCAGGACGGTGAAGCGTTCTGGCAGCAGCGTGTGCGGCCATCCCTTGCAACAAACCGCCGGGTGGTCATCGTCGCGGAAGTAGATGGAAAAATTGCCGGGTCGGTCCAGTTGGATTGCGACCTGATGCCCAACCAGAAGCACAGAGCGGACGTTTCCAAACTGCTGGTCCACCCATCATGCAGGCGTCAGGGAATTGCTCGAACTCTGATGGCGGAATTGGAGCGACAAGCTCTGAAACGCCAGCTCACCCTTCTGGTGCTCGACACAAGAACATGTGATGCCGCGCAAGCTCTCTACGCCTCAATAGGGTTTGAAGTTGCCGGAACTGTACCCGGATTTGCATTAGACCCATTTTCCAGGAAATTCGATGCCACAACCTATATGTTCAAAAAGCTAAGGACCTGA
- a CDS encoding winged helix-turn-helix domain-containing protein — translation MASKPPLRIHNRDARRLWLAAQGLATPPTGPLDTMDIIRKLGFVQLDTIRVVSRAHHHIIWNRNQHYREPMLNKLMAQHRQLFEHFTHDASVLPIEFYPMWQRQFRRMKQRYDRAGYFTSMPNEEGREAIKRRIAQEGPLSTHAFDTKVKGPKEMWARPPHKLALDYMWFCGELTTSHRENFKKFYDLAHNVIPVDLHSQDHGDEAQIDWLCDAALQRIGFGTLGEIQRFWGATDASEVKDWANRNSANLIEVELQAADGSWSTAIAPPDIETRLANTPPPTSRLRILNPFDPVIRDRNRLKRLFGFDYRIEIFVPAAKRQWGYYVFPILEGDRLVGRIEAKADRAKGHLNVLNLWSEPKVKWTNARAEKLAAELDRFARFVSLQEINWHCGTQPEYWQPE, via the coding sequence ATGGCATCAAAACCACCACTTCGAATCCACAACCGCGACGCACGCCGCCTTTGGCTGGCAGCGCAGGGGCTGGCGACACCGCCAACAGGGCCATTGGATACGATGGACATCATCCGCAAGCTTGGCTTTGTCCAACTGGACACGATCCGCGTTGTCTCACGCGCGCATCATCATATCATCTGGAACCGCAACCAGCATTATCGCGAACCTATGCTCAACAAACTGATGGCGCAGCACCGTCAATTGTTTGAACATTTCACCCATGACGCCTCCGTTCTGCCCATTGAGTTTTATCCCATGTGGCAGCGCCAGTTCCGCCGCATGAAACAGCGCTACGACCGTGCTGGATATTTCACCTCCATGCCGAATGAAGAGGGTCGCGAAGCCATCAAACGCCGCATTGCCCAGGAAGGCCCGCTCTCCACCCACGCCTTCGACACGAAAGTTAAAGGCCCAAAGGAAATGTGGGCCCGACCTCCGCACAAACTGGCACTGGACTACATGTGGTTCTGCGGCGAGCTGACCACTTCACACCGCGAGAATTTCAAGAAGTTCTACGATCTGGCCCACAATGTCATCCCGGTGGATTTGCACAGTCAGGACCATGGTGACGAAGCACAGATCGACTGGCTCTGCGATGCCGCTCTTCAACGCATCGGCTTTGGCACGCTGGGTGAAATCCAAAGGTTCTGGGGAGCAACCGACGCCAGCGAAGTGAAGGACTGGGCCAACCGAAACAGTGCAAACCTGATTGAGGTGGAACTGCAGGCAGCTGATGGCAGCTGGAGCACGGCAATTGCGCCACCGGATATCGAAACGCGTCTTGCCAATACACCGCCCCCAACCTCACGCTTGCGCATTCTCAATCCGTTTGACCCGGTCATTCGAGATCGAAACCGCCTCAAACGTCTTTTTGGCTTTGACTACCGCATTGAGATTTTCGTTCCCGCTGCCAAGCGACAATGGGGATATTATGTATTTCCGATTTTGGAAGGTGACCGGTTGGTCGGGCGCATTGAGGCCAAAGCTGACCGGGCGAAGGGACATTTGAATGTTCTGAATCTATGGTCAGAACCCAAAGTCAAATGGACCAACGCGCGTGCCGAAAAATTAGCCGCCGAACTGGACCGCTTTGCAAGGTTTGTGTCTTTGCAGGAAATCAACTGGCATTGCGGCACTCAACCAGAATATTGGCAACCGGAATAG
- a CDS encoding NAD(P)(+) transhydrogenase (Re/Si-specific) subunit beta — MSASFSALLYLVAAVLFILALRGLSNPETARQGNRFGMIGMAIAIITTLFLSGTSVGSIVLTVLGIGIGGGIGAVIAKRIPMTAMPQLVAAFHSLVGLAAVFVAAAALYAPTAFGIGAVGEIPAAALIEMSIGVAIGAITFTGSVIAFLKLDGRMSGTPIILPGRHAINIALAAGIVILLMILIGTESHFVFWMIVLLALILGGLIIVPIGGADMPVVVSMLNSYSGWAAAGIGFTLGNLALIIVGALVGSSGAILSYIMCKGMNRSFISVILGGFGGDAAAVPTGDDGIERTVKQGSAEDAAFIMKNASKVIIVPGYGMAVAQAQHALREMGDKLKAEGVEVKYAIHPVAGRMPGHMNVLLAEANVPYDDVFELDDINSEFAQADVAFVIGANDVTNPAARDDKTSPIYGMPILDVDKAGTCLFIKRSLGSGYAGIDNTLFYKDNTMMLLSDAKKMVENIVKTLD; from the coding sequence ATGTCAGCAAGTTTTTCCGCACTTCTTTATCTCGTCGCAGCCGTTCTGTTTATTCTGGCGCTGCGTGGTCTTTCCAACCCTGAAACAGCCCGACAGGGTAACCGTTTCGGCATGATTGGTATGGCAATTGCCATAATCACCACACTGTTTCTGTCAGGCACGTCGGTTGGCAGTATTGTTCTGACCGTACTTGGCATTGGTATCGGTGGTGGCATTGGAGCCGTCATTGCAAAACGCATACCGATGACGGCCATGCCGCAGCTTGTGGCAGCGTTTCACTCACTGGTTGGTCTTGCCGCCGTGTTTGTGGCTGCTGCTGCGCTTTATGCACCGACTGCCTTTGGCATTGGTGCTGTTGGTGAAATTCCGGCCGCTGCCCTTATTGAAATGAGCATTGGTGTCGCCATTGGTGCGATCACGTTTACAGGCTCGGTTATAGCGTTTTTGAAACTGGATGGCCGCATGAGCGGCACGCCGATCATTCTGCCTGGGCGTCATGCGATCAATATTGCGCTTGCTGCCGGTATCGTCATCCTTCTGATGATCCTGATTGGCACTGAAAGCCATTTCGTCTTCTGGATGATTGTTCTGCTGGCCCTCATACTGGGTGGCCTGATCATCGTACCTATCGGCGGCGCGGATATGCCCGTCGTGGTGTCCATGCTGAACTCCTACTCAGGTTGGGCTGCTGCCGGTATCGGCTTTACCCTTGGCAATCTGGCTTTGATTATTGTTGGGGCTTTGGTTGGTTCTTCCGGTGCAATCCTGTCCTACATCATGTGTAAGGGTATGAACCGCTCCTTTATCTCTGTGATCCTTGGTGGCTTTGGCGGCGATGCTGCTGCGGTTCCCACCGGTGATGATGGGATTGAGCGGACGGTGAAGCAGGGGTCTGCCGAGGATGCAGCCTTCATCATGAAAAATGCTTCCAAGGTCATTATCGTGCCAGGCTACGGCATGGCTGTTGCCCAGGCGCAGCATGCTTTGCGGGAAATGGGTGACAAGCTGAAGGCAGAAGGCGTGGAAGTGAAATACGCCATTCATCCGGTGGCTGGCCGTATGCCGGGGCACATGAATGTGCTGCTGGCTGAAGCCAATGTGCCATATGATGACGTGTTTGAACTGGATGACATCAATTCCGAATTTGCGCAGGCCGATGTGGCGTTTGTGATCGGGGCGAATGATGTGACCAATCCAGCGGCACGCGATGATAAGACATCGCCCATTTATGGAATGCCGATCCTTGATGTGGATAAGGCTGGCACCTGCCTCTTCATCAAGCGTTCGCTTGGGTCCGGTTATGCTGGCATCGACAATACGTTGTTCTACAAGGACAACACGATGATGCTGTTGTCTGACGCCAAGAAGATGGTTGAGAACATCGTCAAAACCCTCGATTGA
- a CDS encoding proton-translocating transhydrogenase family protein translates to MATNVEQLAEQAKAAAEAARSAANEADRAAQAALSALEQAGDAVGAAVHSATGGAVDPFVFRLAVFVLAIFVGYYVVWSVTPALHTPLMSVTNAISSVIVVGALLAVGVDLTSGDSGGVARTFGFIGLILASVNIFGGFLVTQRMLAMYKKKQR, encoded by the coding sequence ATGGCAACGAATGTTGAACAACTGGCAGAACAGGCTAAGGCAGCAGCAGAAGCTGCACGGTCTGCTGCAAATGAAGCAGACAGGGCCGCGCAGGCAGCCCTTTCCGCGCTGGAACAGGCTGGTGACGCGGTCGGTGCTGCCGTCCATAGCGCAACAGGTGGGGCGGTTGATCCCTTCGTGTTTCGTCTGGCGGTCTTCGTGCTTGCGATCTTCGTAGGCTATTATGTCGTCTGGTCGGTGACACCGGCTTTGCACACGCCGCTGATGTCGGTCACCAATGCGATTTCATCGGTGATCGTTGTTGGTGCATTGTTGGCCGTTGGGGTGGATCTCACCTCCGGTGATAGTGGCGGTGTCGCACGGACATTCGGATTCATCGGGCTGATTTTGGCCAGCGTTAACATATTTGGCGGCTTTCTTGTGACCCAGCGCATGCTGGCGATGTACAAAAAGAAGCAGCGGTAG